One Syntrophorhabdaceae bacterium genomic window carries:
- a CDS encoding polysaccharide deacetylase family protein, translating to MKRRILIRLICYFFYFTGLHIVWRMINGRLGRYPIIMYHSVSGEGSSAQTPSCLALLGMTVSKKRFEEQLGYVSRNYTVIGMEKLIRYLKNGGPMPVNPLVITFDDGFRDNSVVAYPLLKKRGMKATFFIPGDPVKTGETVWLHMLYGLVDKQTEREIQHAGAYPDRQYVCQKKQAMTLRMKKAVEGCSAAAKKEYVRGFAKEHEIELREVKTDIPYMSAQEIEELCTAGHTIGAHSMTHVRLSELPRDQKEMEIRESKDMVHKICEQQFIPFAYPFGDTGSFDETDKALLKENDFACAVTTSEGLNGRATDVYELRRVEIGDFGRIDFAVHLSGIVGDLKMLAKKTVKKAGGLRSNP from the coding sequence GTGAAGAGAAGAATACTCATTCGGCTCATCTGCTATTTCTTCTATTTTACTGGACTGCATATCGTATGGAGAATGATAAACGGGAGATTAGGGAGATACCCGATCATTATGTATCATAGTGTGAGCGGTGAAGGGTCAAGCGCACAGACGCCTTCATGTCTCGCGCTCCTCGGTATGACAGTTTCAAAAAAAAGGTTCGAGGAACAACTGGGATATGTTTCGAGGAATTATACGGTTATCGGTATGGAAAAGTTGATACGTTATTTGAAGAATGGCGGTCCCATGCCGGTAAACCCGCTCGTAATCACCTTTGATGATGGGTTCAGGGATAACTCCGTGGTGGCGTATCCTCTGCTCAAGAAAAGGGGCATGAAAGCGACATTCTTTATTCCCGGCGATCCCGTGAAAACCGGCGAGACGGTGTGGCTCCATATGCTTTACGGGCTGGTGGACAAACAAACTGAGAGGGAAATTCAGCATGCCGGCGCCTACCCTGACCGGCAATACGTGTGCCAAAAGAAGCAGGCGATGACATTGAGAATGAAAAAGGCAGTGGAAGGATGCTCCGCCGCGGCCAAAAAGGAGTACGTTCGTGGCTTCGCCAAAGAGCATGAGATAGAACTCAGGGAAGTCAAGACAGACATACCGTACATGAGTGCTCAGGAGATAGAAGAATTGTGCACAGCCGGACATACCATAGGCGCTCACTCAATGACGCACGTGCGTCTGAGCGAGTTACCGCGGGACCAAAAAGAAATGGAGATCCGGGAATCAAAGGACATGGTGCATAAGATATGCGAGCAACAGTTTATCCCCTTTGCCTACCCGTTCGGGGATACAGGCTCTTTTGATGAGACCGATAAGGCACTGTTAAAAGAGAACGATTTTGCCTGTGCGGTGACCACATCCGAAGGCCTGAACGGTCGCGCGACGGATGTCTACGAGTTAAGGAGAGTTGAAATAGGTGATTTTGGCCGCATCGATTTTGCGGTACACCTAAGCGGTATTGTGGGCGATCTGAAGATGCTCGCAAAAAAGACAGTCAAAAAAGCAGGAGGTTTACGTAGCAACCCATGA
- a CDS encoding NAD-dependent epimerase/dehydratase family protein: MVTGALGYIGQGVVRSLHRRDIEVFAVVRTGSDITPIRDSVKEVIFWDLASEGSPEAIPEDIGCIYHLAAATQGSHFEMMMNTVVATDNLMRALADKKVGRFVLVSSFSVYKMTSLKRGSVLDETCPIEDRLVARDSYSNTKVRQEALVKKICAQRGLPLVIVRPGKIYGPTTYPIPPQMGLNIPGICYLYIGGRSVLPLTHVANCAEAIVLAGLAKGIEGDTFNIVDDDLPTQGQFVRLYRRHLGSFPTRIWVPYGMFRLMALIYEYVSRKTKGNLPPLISRYRADNLWKSLKYTNRNAKEKLHWAPQKATGEGLVEMFESVRDK; the protein is encoded by the coding sequence ATGGTAACAGGAGCTTTAGGGTACATAGGCCAGGGGGTGGTCCGCTCCCTCCACAGGCGGGATATCGAGGTGTTCGCCGTGGTAAGGACGGGAAGCGATATCACCCCGATTCGCGATTCAGTCAAAGAAGTAATCTTCTGGGACCTGGCAAGTGAGGGCAGTCCGGAAGCAATCCCGGAAGACATAGGGTGTATCTATCATCTGGCCGCGGCCACACAGGGTAGCCACTTTGAAATGATGATGAACACAGTCGTAGCCACAGACAACCTGATGCGGGCGCTCGCCGATAAGAAGGTGGGGCGATTCGTCCTGGTGAGTAGTTTCAGCGTATACAAGATGACGAGCCTCAAGAGAGGAAGCGTCCTGGACGAGACATGTCCTATCGAGGATCGCCTCGTGGCCAGGGACTCCTATTCGAACACCAAGGTTCGCCAGGAAGCCCTGGTTAAGAAGATATGCGCGCAAAGAGGTCTCCCGCTCGTGATCGTCCGTCCCGGAAAGATTTACGGTCCCACAACTTATCCCATACCCCCTCAGATGGGCCTTAATATCCCCGGTATCTGTTATCTGTACATCGGGGGGAGGAGCGTTCTCCCGCTGACTCACGTTGCTAACTGCGCTGAAGCCATTGTGCTTGCGGGTCTTGCTAAAGGCATAGAAGGCGACACCTTTAATATCGTTGACGACGACCTTCCTACACAGGGTCAATTCGTGCGTCTGTATCGGAGGCACCTCGGGAGCTTTCCCACGAGGATATGGGTACCGTATGGCATGTTCAGGCTCATGGCCCTGATATATGAGTATGTGTCACGCAAGACCAAAGGAAACCTTCCGCCGCTCATCTCCCGCTACCGTGCTGACAATCTCTGGAAAAGTTTGAAATACACGAATCGAAATGCCAAGGAAAAACTGCACTGGGCGCCGCAAAAAGCCACCGGAGAAGGTCTCGTAGAGATGTTTGAAAGCGTCCGGGACAAGTAA